The Juglans regia cultivar Chandler chromosome 16, Walnut 2.0, whole genome shotgun sequence nucleotide sequence CACCCATACGTAAAGTTTCAATGCCAAGGAAGAAAGATAATGGCCCAAGATCTTTAATTGGAAAAATTGTTGCTAAAGTTCCAATTAATTGATCAATAGCTTTAGTGTCCGAACCTGTAACaattatatcatccacatagatgatgatgattaattGAATTTTGTCTTGCTGAAAAGTGTAGAAGGAGGTATCAGCCTTGGAGCCTTTAAAACCGAGTATTTGTAATTGATCTGTGAGGCGAGAGAACCATGCTCTTGGGGCTTGCCGAAGGCCATagagacttttttttaatttgcaaacaTGATGAGGATAATCCGGATGAATAAAACCTTGTGGTTGTTGTATATAGACATCCTCTTGAAGAAAtccatgaagaaatgcattttgAATATCCAATTGGCGTAGTGGCCAATTATTAGAGACTGCAAGAGAGATGACAAGGCGAATTGTTGTTGGTTTAACCACCGGGCTAAAAGTTTCATTGAAATCAACTCCTTCTTGTTGATGGAAGCCTTTGGCAACAAGGCGTGCTTTGAATCGTTCAATATTGCCGTCAGCCTTTTTTTTGACACGATACACCCATTTATTCCCAACAAGATTGTATTCTTGTCTGGGTGGAACTAGATCCCAAGTTCCATTTTAAATTAAGGCATTGAATTCCGAAAACATTGCATTCCGCCATTGCGAGTGCTTGTTTGCTTCGGTGAAACAACTTGGCTCAATGTAAGAATTATTTACCTCAGCAAGAAGTGCAGTTGGAAGAGGATATCTGATGAATCCAACATACGGCAATTTTGGCTTGAGGTTATTTGTTTGTGACCGTGTGACCATGCGCTGGGTTGTAGCAGACGTAGACACATGGCTCGGCAACGTACTGGGAAGGGAAATTTCAGCAGGCGTCGAACTTGATGCAGCATGCAGGTCTGGAGCAGTGGCATTATCTGGATGGTGCATTACTGTTGGAGTGACATATGGCATGAGATCAAATGCAAGTGGCAGTGGATGAGGTTGAGAGGACACGGCACCTGTATGTGAAGTGAGTGGGTGCGGACTTGCGGAATGCAAATTGAATGGAAGGGATGCCACGTCAAACTGAGAGTGACTTAGAGTGGGAAGATCTGGTTTTTGATATGGGAAGAGAGTTTCATCAAAGACCACATGTCGAGAGACATATATTTTTCCTGTTGATAAGTCTAGGCATTTGTAACCCTGATGTGAGAGACTATAGCCTACAAAAATGTAAGTTTTGGATCgaaaatcaattttgtgacAATTATAGGGTCGTAGGTTGGGCCAACAAGCACAACCAAAGACACGCATAAAATCATAGTTCAGCTTTTTGTGATATGCTTTTTCAAATGGAGAGAGGTTGGCCAAGATTTTAGTTGGTAAACGATTAATAATATAGGTGGCCGTTTGAAAAGCATCTTCCCAATAGGATTGAGGAAGGTTGGAATGAGCTAATAAAGCAAGACCCATTTCAACAATTTGACGATGGCGTCTTTCAACCGAACCCATTTGTTCATGAGTATAAGGACAAGCAATACGATGTTCAATACCACAATTTTTGAAATAAGTATTGAGTCGGCGAAATTCACCTCCCCAATCGGTTTGAACCGCTTTAATTTTTGTATCAAAGTGCCGTTCAACATATgtttgaaattggaaaaaaatattttcaactttagATTTGTGTTTGAGGGGAAAAagccaaataaattttgtacaaTCATCCAAGAAACAAACATAATAACGAGAGTTATAGCTTGAGGTAACAGCACTTGGTCCCCATACATCAGAAAAAATGAGTTCTAAAGGTCGAGTTGCATGATTAACAGAGTTTGAAAATGGCAAATTGTGGCTTTTGGCCATCTCACAGTCAGGGCAAACAGATTGCCTTTTATTAACTTCAACAGAAATTTTATTGGAATTTAACACATGATTGACAGTACGAAAATTAGTATGTCCTAGTCGACGATGCCAATCAGAGATGGAAATACGAACACCGACAAAAGCAGAAGAGGCAGCACGTTGAAGTGGTGGTGAAAAGCAATACAATCCGCCTTTGCTATGGCCTTTATGAAGGACGTTCCCCGAGTAGTCCTTAATGAGAAAAAATTCATtatgaaactcaaaataaacatgGTTATCCCGAGTAAATTTTTGAACAGAGAttaaattttttgtgatttggggAACAACAAGAATTTTATCAAGAACAAAAGATTTTGAAGGGGTGGATAAGGATGTGGTGCCAGTGTGGGTTATAGACAAACCTGAACCATCACCGACTTGTATTTGATCAGTGCCAACATAGTCTTCTCCACGTACATTGAGATTATTGGAATTGTTAGTCAGATGGTGCGTTGCTCCAGAGTCAACATGCCACTCTTGATCAGACGGCTGTTGAGTGTGGGTGGTGGAGAGATTGGCTTGTCCAGTCCGACGTGGTGGTGGGGGTAGAAAGTGAGGATCATAGCGCTTATAACATCGAGAGGCAGTATGTCCTGATTTGTCACATAATTGGCACCACAAGTCAGAATTACGGAGTGAGAAATTACCTCTACCAGTGCCACGATTGGAATTTCCAGAGCTACGTCCTCTATTGGAGTTGCTACGGCCACGATAGGGGGAAAAGTTCTGCTGGCGTGCAGCTACATTAGCTGACACGTTCATTGTTGGAGAAGACTGAGAATGGTGTGCAATTCGGGCTTCACAAGTAAGAAGCATAGAGTAGACCTCCTCCAACGTCAATGACGCATCACGAGCAGAGATGGTAGTGACAAGAGAATCATATTCTGGTCCTAAACCAGCAAGCAGGTAAGTGATTGTGTCATCAGTGTTTAAGGGTTGCCCAGCAATTGCAAGGTTGTCCGCGAGACGTTTAATATGCATGAAATATTCACTGGCAGTCTGATTGGTTTTACGAGCTGTAGAGAGTTGAGTCCTTACTTGAATGATTTGAGCCCTGGACTGAGAAGCAAATGAGGAGGTAAGAGCAGTCCACACTTCATGAGATGTTGTGCAATGAGCAACCTGAGCAAGAACTTCATCAGTTAGAGAAGCATTGAGACAACTCAGAATTAAATTGTCTTGAGTTTCCCAAATGTCAAAAAGAGGATTGGGAGTTGTGGTGCCATTTTCGGCAACAAGTTCTTTTGACGGTGGCGGGAGAGAACCATCGAGGTAGCCAAAGACCTTTTGGCCTTTCAGATATGGAAGCATGGTGGCCTTCCAGGTAGGATTGTTGGCACAACTGAGTTTGATAATGTTGAGAGAGGAGGTGGGATTGAAGAGGGGAAGTTGAGCAGGCATGATGAAGATAGGAAATAGATAGTTGACGTTGGTCTATTGGCCGGATACCATATAGAATCTTAAAAATGATTGATGAGAATATACTCTGTTATTGTATTTCTGATATGTGTACAAGAGTTGCTAtttataatacaattggagataTAAcgtatttaaattttgaaatacaaaaattgatatCCCAAGATTTCCTCATGCCAGATTTCTTCATCTTTCCGTTGCTTGAGTTTCGGCAATTTAAAAAAAGCTGATATCCCAATATTTCTGCACCTGCATGCCAGactttattctttattagttcCGTTGCTTTCGTTTCGGCATCTGTTATCTGTTGCTTGAGTTTCGGCATTTATCTTCTTCCGTTACTTGAGTTTCGGCGTCAGATGCACCAATACATTTTAAGCCTCATCAAGGTCGACCACCCTCCTGGCCAGCCGGCCTCTGTCTTTGAGTCGACGTTGGTTAATTTTAGTGCGTGGCAAAAATGGCCGGAGGTGTTCGTACGTAGATGCACTTGAAACGCACGATTTCTATTTTCTCTGAGATTGATCTCACTGATCTGATACTGATCCAACTTCGAGTACTCTTTCATCAGTACGCACCCGCCCCGATCGATCTGATTTTTGGAGTCCaagcacaaaaacaaaaacgtcCCTAATTCGAAGGAAAGTAATAACATCATGGCCAGCTAGCTTATTGTATTACAAGATTCCCAAAAGCCAGGCCACATGggttatgtttgtttttattttgatgggGCATAGGGCATTTTGTAACATGGTCTATGTCGTGCATCGAAATGGAACGTATAAACAATCCCTAGTACTGATCTCCTCTCCCTCTGGcctctaatatttttatcaactttATCCTATATTTTGAAAcatgttttttaatttgttatatatgatctcaaatattttcattccATCAATAATTCTCATATGAGTCCAAATTTATAAGAAGATCAAACAATTCCACTGTCCATTCAACCACGTACACGTCATTGGGCTGTCGGATGCACCCAAGGTAGACTGATCATTGTAGAGTTGCCATCGAGAAGTTTGGTGCCTTGCCCAAAGGGTcaagtaaattaaaaatatttactttttggCAGGGCCAAATTAATTCGATCGATAAGAGACAggtcaaaaattataaaataaataaatctcattaatCATATTTAGATTatacatgtacatatatatatatatatcgagagGTTGAGATCCcaacaacttttccaaaaaaatgaaacaaagagaAAGTCATATCTTGTAATTACCTCATCTAGAAATGGACATGCATCTTGATTAGTGGTTACAATATTAATTGCGGTGAATGTAAGAATCTCAAATTGTTTAGATTGGCTGCAAATGTCAGATATCCATTAAATTAAGGCTTGTATAAAAATTACGGTgtcttgtatatataatattgcatgTATGAGATTATTAAGTAGTTTAATTATTAGCTAAGTTAATTGGACCACCAATGGGCACTAAGTCTGAATTATTTGTCTCATTAATGCTGAGCTCGCTCTAGTTTGTTGGCATCTGCacttcaaataattatatatatatatatacatatatatatatacagagtaGGTGATATcctttcaatttaaaacttctatatttatataatattggtaaaaataaaaaataaaaataaataaacctcTGTTTGGTACCCTCGGCGGGGGGGACTTTGCCAAAGACTTCGACCCCCGGTGCCaatcttctattttttaatatatcagcctattacttaaaaatatctatatgtgtactgtttattataaacagtaataaacagtaaagcaactgttttttttttttcttcgcatatttttttacatatccTATTAACaatatgatgaacagtaatgaacagtaaagattttttttttatttttttgatttgtccgtgtgaatgccaatgtacgacataataccgcaatcgtgcatAGGGAATGAGacagaggaagaaagaaaaagtagaaaaaaatattgatttttgagttttaaataaacaataaagaagctattttttttcttcgaatgtttttttcgcatatcctattactgtttattatattatatactaaaaatttcctttaacttataaaatactaatttttcatcattaaataaatgatgaaattttaatatacatttttaaaagtaaaaactatctaattaatttaaatttttaatataatttaaatttcataataaattatgaacataaataaataataattttattcttatatattagactattttaatattagaaattacactttatttttttcttcaatttgacagatgtggcaaacgtgtttttttttatcaattagaaaattttatgtcatacaggattttacacaagtaccaataatttcaaagtaaccaagCTCATTCTACAAATCAGTGCAATTactgaatcaaataaatagcaaaaacagaaaaaaataaaaaaaataaaaaaatatgaactaattaattactgtcgtcTAGCCGATCTAACACTTCTATCATTGCCGACCTTACTATACTAGGATgccttttatatatgtgtgcgtatatatatctccttatatttaaaagtgtgtatcgtctgatgaatagtaagataaacagtaataaacaatGATAAACAGTATTCTTATTTTACGCTTCCCTTCTTCGTCCATCTCAACATCCTCACAGCAATCCTCTTTACAAAATCACcataaaatatcacaaaaattattacaagagaACTGCTACCGAAAAAGTAGtccgaaaatatgtcctgaatgtatatttcacttttttatttttattttttcatgtatttttttaatcatcctaaacatttttaaaaaaataaaaaattcacaacatcattaaaaagcaattccttaatcactaggtaaaaaaaaaaaaggtgagagaaggagaaagagaaagcgagacaaaaatgaaattttttaggatttaaatctaacccttcatcataactctttaaatttgatcaaatggtaaaaatttaaatattgatttaaattaatttaaaatagataattaacatatagatatcatatcataaataaattatcaaatttaaaaaatgataattaacaaaatgatgaaagtttgttaaatatttttaaaaaagtataactatataaataattagagttttaacataatttaaatatgataatattcttaattaactaaaaagaactgctacaactaatgaaAAAGTAGCCCGGAAATATGTCCTGagtgtgtattttatttttttatttttcttttctttttttcatgtatttttttaatcatcataaatatttttaaaaagataaaaaatttacaacatcattaaaataatacttcctcaatcactagataaaaaaaattagacaaacgtcccttggacgttatctactgctagtatatatatatatatatatatatatatatatatatatgttttgcttAGCCGTGCCGATCTTCAATTATGTTAGGttttgtttagatattaaaatgagaaaaattagtaaaataatttatgaatggataataaaataatttgaattgaaatgttttataaaattttaaaaaattagaaaaaaagtatataaaaaattaaatacggCAGATAAAGTTCTAGATTTGTCTTTTAGCCTCTGCAATCAAATTGCAGACCATTGTTGGAGGGAGGGGGCCATTGGGCATAGACTTTTATGATTGCAAGTACaaaaagtatcaaaattttGCCGGTGCACCAAGTTAATTGAAGAATTTTACTTATGTTTAGTACTCCAATTCCTGTGAAATATTGAACTGCAATCCATGCGATCAGCAGCAAGTGGCGTTCCACGCCAAAATCCAGGACCtaccaaaattattatttttaaaaaaaaaaaaaaaaaaaaacaaggaggAAGGATGGAATCCGTGAAAAACTGTACTGAAAAAGTATGTGGGGGGAACAGCAATTACAAGAAAGTGTTACACTCGTGAAAATGACAGGGCAATACACGGCCTCTAACCCCGGACAAACTTTTCCAGCAGTGTTATCTGTATTGCCCGTGAATGGAAGAGAATACCTCTCTGACTTTTCTCCATGCAATCTACGCTCCCTCTATATAACATTACCTTGAACTAATCTACTGATCTTGAGAGTCCCTAGCTAACTTGCACAGAGATATCAGAGATGGTCACCGGCCTCTCGTTTTGTGTTCCATTTCTTTTGCTATCGACATGCTTACTTCATCAATGTTTGCACTACGAGGTGGCTGCTGCTGATCCTCTTGTTGGGTCCAATAGAGAAGCATTGGAGATAATCAtaggtggtggtggaggtggcaaTTCTCCTGCTCCTTCTCCTGAATATGTAGACTGTCCTCCTCCCCCTCCTGAACCCGTTTGCCCCCCACCACCATCGCCACCGCCGCCCCCATCTCCACCGCCACCGCCACCCCCTCCATCGCCacctcctccatctccatcGCCACCGCCACCATCGCCACCTCCTCCATCGCCACCGCCACCATCTCCACCACCACCGCAATCGCGACTTGAACTAGTCAAACCCGTTCTTCGAAGATTCCAAAGACTTGCTACCTCAGACCCAAAGGGCATTTTCAAGACATGGAAGGGCAACGATATATGCAAGTGGAAGGGCTTATTTTGTGACAAACGTCCGGACATCAATCAACGAGCTCTTGCTGCAGTGGACTTCAATGGCTTCCTGCTTGGCCGTAAGGACGGCGGCGGGCTCCCTCTCTATGACTTCATGGAGAAGTTACCAGATATAACCGTGTTCCATGCAAACTCCAACAATTTCACCGGCGGCGTCCCCAAGAAGATCATGAACCTAAAGTACTTCTTTGAGCTTGATCTTAGCAACAACAAGTTATCCGGCGAGTTTCCAATGGAAGTTCTTGCAGCCAAAAAATTGACGTTCCTGGACCTCCGGTTTAACTCCTTGTATGGCACAGTGCCACCTGGAGTGTTCAACCTAGACGTGGACGTGATCTTCATCAATAACAACTTTTTTGTGCAAACGCTTCCTGACAATCTTGGCTCCACACCAGCTCTTTATCTCACTTTTGCCAACAACAAGTTCACGGGGCAAATCCCACGAAGCATTGGCACTGGCAAAACTTCAGAAAACCTCATTGAGGTGCTCTTCTTGAACAACCAGCTCTCGGGATGCTTGCCACCCGAGATTGGCCGCTTGAAACGGGCAACCGTGTTTGATGTGAGCATTAACCGGTTGACAGGTCCAATACCCCAGTCATTTCAGTGCCTGACCAAAATAGCATTGCTTAATTTGGCTCAGAACCAATTCTATGGGGCGATCCCGGAGGCCATCTGCAAGCTACCTGACTTGTCTAAATTCACGTTATCATACAACTACATCACCGAAGTCGGCCCCGAATGCAGGAAGTTGATAGGAAAGGGCATTCTTGATGTTCGAATGAATTGCATTATAGATCTTCCAAATCAGAAATCAAAGAAGGAATGTGCTATTTTTTTCACCAAGACGGCCAAGTTCCACACCTGCCCCAACGATAAGATGTACCTGTCTTACATTCCATGCAAGAATAAGTATTATTCAGGTTCGGATCATCAACCAACGGTTGCAGCCACTTCGCCATTGTCCTATGACGCTCTTACGCCGCATGGGTCGTGATTTTCATGCTCTTTAAATTGACTAGCTCGATTAACGTCGAAGATGGGGGTCATCCGTCATCGGGGGGCCAGCTTTGCTCTTTAGTAATtatgtgtgtctatatatatatatattatatcattgtcagtaattaaaaaacaataagtTCATGAATAAGCAGTACTACTTTAATTACGTATCATAATTATTTGGCATCTTGATCATGAGCAGATGCTAAATTGTATTCCTCGTGAGCAATGTTTTCCGATAATGTATGAATGTGATATAATTAGCTGGTAAATGCCATGGTTACGATTCCTTTGCTTCTCCGCCAAAGTCGTCTCAGGCGATCGAGTGGGACAACGACTTTTCTTCTCCATAATGAAAATATCTAGTAGATAGggataagaaaatgaaagatttcactgtataaaaaaaataataactatatataatcatgaaagGTGTAACGTGGTATaatcattttagaaaaaaaataaataattattaaaaattaatttatttttatataatttttatatttatttattttttaaatattaattatatgacaCTTATGAAATCACACGGGCATAGACTGTACTGGATGGCCCACTGCCCATGCAAATGTACACAGGAAATGTTTGGGGGACTCTCCATCaatgattgaaaaatgattatcaataaatttatgtattttttaaaatatttaaatacatttaaaaatatatctttataaataaataaaatacaattgcGCTAAGGGCATATTTGATAGATACATTTAACTCcgatttagattaaaaatttatcttaattcatcttatttcatattattattataatttttttaaatttttatgtaaaatataataaacaatttaattatttcaaattataaaataataatattattaaaaaataatattctaataatattttatttaatttatcttgaatcattttaactcatctctaaatccaaatagGCTTATAGTCATCATAATATTATCCATATATATGATCCTCACCTCTTTTATTTTAGTTCTCTTTAGGAgtgatttagatttagagatgagttgagataatttatgaataataaaataaaaattaaattgtttattatattttgtataaaaatttgataaagttattttaaaattttaaaaaattaaaaaattaaaaaattaaattatttattatattttatatgtgaaaaaaaattaaaatgataaatttagatGAATCAATGTGAATCTTAAATTTCAACGAAGCTTTTTATACGTTTCTAATTTCTTTATTATGGgagttgatttattttttaagacaaTTGAAAGCAAGTAGTCGGAAAAAGAAACTTCGAGGAAGGGCACTTTAGGGCAGGAAAGAGGggggagaaagaaaggaagGTGGGTCATGGAAGTAGGTTGACAGTGTTGAAAGGGATTTAGACAGCGTCTAATCTGGCACTGACTATCaaattcatttctttcccttttttaagtatatatttaaattgcGTTTGAAggttaatttaaattaaattgagataatataatattattttttaatattattattatttaaaaatttaaaaaatttaaattatttattatattttgtgttaaaatttaaaaaaattttaaagatgaattgaaatgagtttaagaTCCAAACTCatatttagattgtatttaaatattgaattgagttgagttaaattgaaatgataaaatattattattataattttttaatattattattattttaaaatttaaaaaaataaaattaattattatattttatattaaaatttaaaaaaattataataataaattgagataatagtAAAAGGCAACCTTAGTTTGCATTTGTTcctaaaaaaaaaccaacaacaaaaaaaaaaaaagtaggatagATTATTAAATACGAAGATCATTGCGCTTGGACTGTCTGAGACGTGCGTGCCACGAAGGTCAGTGCATTTATGTCTAGGTCCCAGCTTTTGAAGGATATCGTTGTCATTTCACATCTGTTAATCATGGGTTTTCAACGCGGTGTGCACGTTAAGTTTTGTAAGGTCTGTCTGTTGCACGTTTATCCTACCACTAACAAAAGTTAATTGCGGGCTGATGGGATGATACCCTTCCACATTCTCTATTGCTgttttattattgagtttttttttttttttttcattttgctctTTAAATTTGTacttcaaatcttaaaacataacattcttacataatttaaaaaaaaaacaaatttaatcaaccaataaaattatataatttaattaaaaataaattcaattttataaaaattacatgattatattagttgattaaatatatattttttagattatacAAAAAGATCATGTTCTGAGAGCATCATCAATGgattaactaaaagttaaatctattgaatatttagttattagagagtaaaatatgctcacaatagattagctaaatttcaaataattagaatttaactacagtaatttcaaaagttttttccaaCTTGAAGGTTACTAgatatatatcaaatacatattttatcaattatttttctctccctttcgttttatcacatattttatcacaattgatatattaatttaattataatatgattattaattaatatacaataggtagaatagtaaaatataataaaattaaaaataataataattaaaataaataaatatttttaaaattattaattattcattactatataatgaataaatagataatttaatgtagagatttgatgtgaataactaaaatcaaattcatcttatattaatttattgttatataatgaaaaaacagTTATttcaatatagagatttatgtaaatggaatagtaaaaagttaaattttttttacatttataaaaaatatcctttaattttatttaatctattGAGAATGTTCtaagaaaattcaaattcaaaaaacaactaaaaaacaaaaagataaaaaaaaatccaaataataaaacagTAATAAAGAAGGCGTTGCCTTTTGATCAATATTGACTAGTTAAGTTAGTACTTGGTTTGTCCTTCCTGATTGGGTTAGTGACAGTTTCAACCTTAATTTGTTTGAAGAAATGGGTTCAATCATTAATGTCTCTTCTTTTAAAAGGAACTAAaccaataattatattaaactcTCTAATACTAAACTTAGATAAATAATTGACCCCTTGCTCACGTtactcctttttttatttttccttcatattAATTATTGCATGCAGACCAATTCATCTTCACTTTTGTCGGGGAAAAAGATaatcattaatattatttactcaGTGGTCCGCATTAAATAGAGTGCAGATACAAAAGTGGTGGGCTGGGGCACATAACGCCTGAACATCTTGTTCTAGATGGGTCAGGCCTAAAACGTTGTTTGTTGGGATTAAAGAAGGCCTGACAAAGAAGAAACGAACACAGAcgtcaaaacataataaacggCCTGCAACTACGCAGATTAAATTCAACATGCAGGGGTGGCTCAATGCATACGGTAGTCTAAGACCAAAATTTAaggtgagattatttttataaatttttaatataataattcaatcaattttttaattaaatataatataaattaataaacatttc carries:
- the LOC108999137 gene encoding uncharacterized protein At4g06744-like, with translation MVTGLSFCVPFLLLSTCLLHQCLHYEVAAADPLVGSNREALEIIIGGGGGGNSPAPSPEYVDCPPPPPEPVCPPPPSPPPPPSPPPPPPPPSPPPPSPSPPPPSPPPPSPPPPSPPPPQSRLELVKPVLRRFQRLATSDPKGIFKTWKGNDICKWKGLFCDKRPDINQRALAAVDFNGFLLGRKDGGGLPLYDFMEKLPDITVFHANSNNFTGGVPKKIMNLKYFFELDLSNNKLSGEFPMEVLAAKKLTFLDLRFNSLYGTVPPGVFNLDVDVIFINNNFFVQTLPDNLGSTPALYLTFANNKFTGQIPRSIGTGKTSENLIEVLFLNNQLSGCLPPEIGRLKRATVFDVSINRLTGPIPQSFQCLTKIALLNLAQNQFYGAIPEAICKLPDLSKFTLSYNYITEVGPECRKLIGKGILDVRMNCIIDLPNQKSKKECAIFFTKTAKFHTCPNDKMYLSYIPCKNKYYSGSDHQPTVAATSPLSYDALTPHGS